GAACAAGGCCCCTCCCGTAATCGCAGCCGTGCCAATTCCATCGGGAGCGATTCAAGCCCGCCAGCCCACCTAGTCACCCAATATGGCCCCAAACCATAAGCCAAACACTACTGAACACATCgaagtatggcagtggaactgcagaggtttcaGAAGAAAACAGGGTCTCCTGAAGCAATACCTCTGCACCACCCCCGTAAGACCTGACATTATCTGCCTGCAAGAGATAGGGGCCGACAGAAcccctacgctagccggctactacacgatcCACCAACCCCACATGGCGAAGGTTGCAATCCTCGTCGCAAAAGACATCACTGTTATCGAGCACTCGTTGTCAGAACCGGAGGTTGAGCACTTAACCATAGAGATCGTACCCAACAAACGGGGCCGAAAGAGCACGTTCGTGGTTAACACGTACAAGCCACCAAGGCCGGCGAAGGCCGATTTCACCAACCTCCTTTCCGAAGCCAATCGACTGGCGCAAGCAAACCAGCTTATTGTAGTCGGGGACTTCAATTCGCCTCACCGGGACTGGGGGTATCAGTCAAACTCAGCAAGAGGAGTGACAGTCGCGCGAGCAATAGAATCCCTACGAATGGAACTCCTTACCGACCCTCTATATCCGACCAGGGAAGGCAACAGTGTCACCCGTGACTCatgccccgacctcaccctgatcAAGAACGTCGCCGAGGCCACGTGGACGAACCTAGGAGAAaccctgggcagcgaccactgtATACTCAGCACGTCCATATCATCTAGCAAAATTAGAAGACATCTGGGTGCCGCCCATATCACTGACTGGCCCAAATTCCGCAATGCACCCGTCCCGTCAGGTCCAATCCAGTCGATACACGTCTGGAGCGAGGACatcagacaggcatacaagacagCCACAGAAACAATACACCGCACACCGGAAGCCCCAGAGGTAGACCGCCACCTTCTCAAGCTATGGGAAAAGCGCAACCGGCTCGTGGGAAGATGGAAAAGGCAACGGCTAAACAGATCCCTCCGCCTGCGGATTGCACAGCTCACAGAGGGCGCTCAGACATACGCCACCAACCTAGCACAGCAAAACTGGCAACAGTTTTGTGAGTCACTGCGGGGAACGCTGGGAACCTCCCGTACGTGGGCAATCCTGCGGAACCTCATCGACCCCTCTAAATCAAAATCTGAATCTACACGCACCCTAAAGCGCATTGCTCACCTCTTTCCGGGAGACAACGTAGCCCTACTTCTTGCTCTAAGGGACAAATACATCGGCACCAGCACCGCGCCACCCTGCTCTGCGACCTATCAGGGTGAGGAAAATCCGGCACTCGACGCTCCCATCTCCGAAGCCGAGGTGTACGCCGCAGTACGATCGTGCACCCGAAATACTACGGCTGGAGCGGACAAAATTAACAACGCCATGATCCGCAACCTGAGCAAGGCACAGATCAGGGACCTCACCAAGTACCTGAACGACTCGCTCTGGGAGAAGAATGAAATTCCCTCCGAGTGGAAACACTCGGAGATCATAGTaatcccgaaaccgggcaagaagcCGGCAGTGGAAGCTCTAcgacctatatctctcacatcgTGCCTGGGCAAGCTCTACGAGCGAGTCGTCCAGACGCGCCTTCAACACTACATAGAAGATAACGacctttttcatccatccatgatTGGCTTCCGGTCGGGCCTGTCGACACAAGACGCCTTCCTTCTCCTGAAGGAGGAAGTACTCTCTAACATCCCGAGGGGTGGCGAACACCTCATTATGGCGCTGGATCTAAaaagcgcgtttgataacgtgtcTCACGAGGCAATACTCTCCGAGCTCAGCAATCTCAACTGTGGCGAGCGCACCTTCCAATATGTCAAGActtttctgtccaaccgaacGGCAACAATAGGAATGGGTGACACGAGATCGGACCCTCAAGACatgcccaacaagggcacaccacagggatcgatcatctccccgctcctattcaacgtcgccatgatcggcGTCGCAAGGGCTCTGCAGCAGGTTCCGAACATCGGATACAccctgtatgcggacgacattacgatCTGGACAAACACCGGCTCTCTAGCCGAGAAGGAAGACACACTCCAAGCAGCAGCAATCTGCGTCGAAACAGAGGCCATTCGATGTGGACTCCACTGCTCCCCCGACAAATCCGAAGTGATCCGCATACAGGGACATCACTACAAATCGCCAGGCAACCTAAACATCCTCCTACATGGGGTCCCAATCCGGGAGGTACCACTCATCCGGATCCTGGGCCTCTGGCTGCAGAGCGACGGAAAGGCCAACCACACACTCCAACTGCTCAAGACTACAACACAGCAGATCTCTAAGATGATCCGCCGGGTGGCcagaaacagaaaaggcatgcGGGAGGAGGACACGATCCGTTTGGTGCAGGCACTGGTCATCAGCCGCCTTTCCTACGGGCTCCCTTACCTCACCCTGCTCCGAGCAGACTTCAACAAAGTTAATGCGATGATACGCGTAGCCTACAAGAACGCCCTCGGTCTCCCACCGTACACATCCAACGTCAGCTTGGAAGCTTTGGGACTAAATAACACGTTCGAGGAAATTCAGGAGGCGGTCCTCCTGACCCAGAGAGAACGCCTCCTGTCCACAGCGACAGGCCGACACATCCTAAAGCGCATCGGCTACCCGGCGGACCTTGACGCCATCCAGTCGACCACAAACATTCCGACATCGTACCGAGCCAGAGTACACGTGGCCCCGCTCCCAAAAAATATGTCACAATCCCACAACGAAGGCAGAAGAAACGCCCGAGTGGACTACCTCAAACGCACAGTGGGACGGAGCCCGAGGAcggtgtacgtggacgccgcCCTATATAAGGATGcatcgaacgcagcagcagccgtggtgGTGGACTCTTCTTACGAAGAAGTCTCCAGCATCTCCATCCCGCACTGCACCGTCACAGAAGCGGAAGCTGCAGCGATCGTGCTGGCCGTTCAGTACGGGGACGCGACCAACCGAGAACTTCAAGTAATAACCGACTCCCAAGCGGCGTGTCGGCTCCTTCTTGCAGGCAGAATACCTCAGAAATTAGCTAGGTTCACGACTAATCCATTGGCTAGAAATTCATCGCTCAAACATCAGATCACGTGGGCTCCGGGGCACTCGGGGCTGGAGGGTAACGAGGCCGCGGACAGGCTAGCTCGAGGTCACACAAACCGAGCGGCCACAATCCTCGATCCCACTACTACCCTCCCCGTACCTGCGGCTTACGGCGCGCGACTTCAACACTTGCGCAAACAACGTCAGCTTTACCCCCCACCACACAAGGGGCTAAATGCACAGGAAGCACGGGACTGGAGACAGCTCCAAACCAACACCTTCCCCAACTTACACAAATACAGCATTATCTTCTCAGAACACTACAAAGACGCATGCCCATGGTGCAACGAACGACCCACCGCCTACCACGTCACGTGGGGGTGTACAGGCCCCAAACCGCCAGACATACAAACACAACAAccggaggagcagtgggaggccacccTGTCCAGCCCCGACCTAGCAACCCAGCGCGGACTGGTAATCCAGGCGAGAGCGGCAGCCAAGGCCACTGGGGTCTTGAAATGAAGACTCCACTCGATGTACATTTTCCTCCGTATTTATTTTCTGTGTGAATAaacgttttctactactactacttccttcccgctttgctgctttcgcgtgggagattgcgtcgccagttccccttgcgcccggttgcaagattttatcgcccttggactttatacggaacctcacgccgacgacggcagaaatctgcttgaagtgtccatataattgctatcgcaataaaaacttccttcatggaggaagaaatttttcttcctccaggaaaaaattttcttcctccatggttcgattcaattcggctcatgcgttggcaggtcggctgctccttgctgtgactgactgccccactgcactgctgctgtccacgctttcgcctcgccgtcgtcttgcgtttttcggcagggctacagcgttgcggtttcggcatctggctcatccctctcgctcatcatgccctccaagtggaggaaatgtcgagtcgtaagaaaggaatacaacaagataatgaatgagctaggactcgcgcagcttgttggccttccttgtccaacgacgaagctgcaagcttcacctctgcagacagttctcgtgtagagcgactttcgcctccgaagccgggaaTCAGCACacaatcgtgaagttcaatttccacggatgacggtggtgagcctccgttcaaacggttgaacgagcggtcgagaagtgaagcctttgttgacgacgtctgcagacaagaagctccttttgtaggatgccaatcagatagtgcgggtacatcctcatgtgagcacagcgactgatagcagctcaagtgacaaaggaagtccccaaggtagcgattcaagtgatgagtctgatgactttctcgcttcagacagcttcactgggccagatgagggaatagccttcacttgtagtccaacgctctctcatgtactttccgaacaactgtctgcaagtgaagagcttgctgtaattgcttccaaacataatatgacgcatgcatgcattaacgatgtcctcgatttctgccggcgaagaggcatctctgaccttccaaaatatgctaggacagttttgaaaactgagcgcaaagctcaggtggagcaaaatggttcatttgtgcactttggccttgcagaaggaattcgtcaagtgttgctgccggggcaagtagttccaagtgaactgaagatacaaggcaacattgacggagtccctctttacaaaagtagccagcttgccttttggtccattttgtgccgcataaaaatgtggaggcatcaccgccatttcttgtcagtgtgtactgtggtgcagggaagacgctatgtctgcaggattacctagagccatatgtgcaagaagtctccgacctaacctctgaggggttaagcataggagatgttcatgttcgggtgagcattgaagccatggtttgcgatgctcctgcaaggagctacgtcaaatgtattgttggccacactggctattgtgcgtgcgagcgatgcaaccaaaaagggcagcacattgaaaactgggtgacatttcccaaagttcatgcagcagcacgaaTGCATCAAttcgatctcaagagaacaagcgccaccattctggtgttttccagtgataagtgccctgtttgtgctagcttaatatattctcaaaactgactcaaatatattctcaattcatttctgtaattggcatgctttaaatagagctgctttgttttagaacagatcccattctgtgcaatcccattctgtacgaattaaagcgttggaacgcatacagtctagtgctgcaaggtatgtcctggggcggtacaatcggtttgatagtgcaacggaatgaaaaagaaatctaggatggactcctctaagcgAACGCCGCAAAAATCTTCGCCTCAAGCTTTTTTACGCTATCtataataatcaaactggaatcaaggcctcgtcatatctgcgtcctccatattacttgtccacccgaagagaccaAGTGGTCAAGGTTCGGGagtatgcccccaggactaacctttttaagttttctttctttccgaggaccatatcggagtggaatttgttaccggctgaggttgtgagccaaaactctgtcgatttgttttattctgtattatgcccctcgcactaatgccaatggcgctgcgagttttgtttgaataaaagaaaaaaaaagaaccagcataaaatccaggaggacagaagcaaactaagtgacagaacaagagttagacttggagatattagtttatcttcacaatgcccaacatggcatttttgacacacaagagtACGGTAGCTCCAAATGCTGATGTAAGGgtgggaaagtttgcgaaattcacgctagtgtcttcgacacactgaaccatagcttaaattgcaggtagctcagatagtcaatttataattaTTTACTAAGTTATCAAGactttttttcaggtggggggCGGATACAGatgtactttctaggtgacaaagtttaagttgctttttaatctttttttattatttgtttgttttttgttttcttttagcaaaatgggttttaggctttctggggttattcaaaagatatatcgcaactaaatgttttgtatgtgcgtgatccctgcagccacatctcaccttaacaaggttcataggttattctaaatgtctgcgttctttatcagtgagaaaaacagatgtcatgcttgcatgtcaggagctgtgtttcttaattagtacatttccagaagctaactttcaagagttgtacatgccttttccatctcatgcacatcataaaaactggaggtatagctgcattcacaacaatgaaagaataaatggccacctgtgtacccgtgggcagcaaaagcaacgttcacgcattctatcattgatgcgctgatcaatgaatgtaaaccctgccacatgtaaaagggctctgcaaattatttctgtggcatgtgaactctgttacatattttgtcatgtagccacccttgaattggtttgcaatatggctacagaagccatcaagcttgctgtgtgctgaaaaccgtcgattcacatTGGGCGCCTTCTgtactttcttgtgcaaaaatgcacaaatattagattatttcgtTGTTTACTCTTCTCTGTTctgatcaccttgacgtgcatattgctgcccatctcattttttttcacagcactgtgccaccacatcagtggcactactgaaatgcccatcagcttccgggcaacaaattccttgctgacacctctattcatttgagtgttgagtgaatgcagcactaattcaagacattaataacaacatgcctaatgctagaaaaatgagctgcagtgaggtgcagcaatgtagttctgcctagattgcaacatatttggggctaagcctgacagtgactacataatagagcaggttggtcatcattcagcatcttgcctatctaagcctcacatcttaacggcagcagcccttgctgcttccacacatgtggaaagctagtgtgaacacagtatataaatctgcatctatgcatacagcatgcacattgtcactggagcagccttttggtgtgcattagcacaatggaagcaccacattaatccacactcaattttacattatctcaagctgtgccatggaagatgagagatggcacaattactgtatctgtgatgcgtcatggcatgtccttatagttgtcatgcacatgtcatcttcgacatgatgccccttatgaatgaagcaacagcttaaccactgcctttcagtatacgtagcatagggacactaaagagcgaaactaagtaatcttagactgacttaggttgacttttactgcagaatataaaggccaaatgttttttttttcttttttaatgtcgtattggtgcatcaatgtggtattatgaaagatttcagtgtgctccctcatattcaggatgtgttaagacaggggacgtacttaaaagttcctaaggttattttttcgcttctttagaatgaagtcattcttgaccagataaacaagtagacccgagtaggtcttgtcaaaattcaagacatcacagtgagcctggtgctatagaacttcaccgcagcactaccactcgtcttccaattttgtttcttctcaaacttgccaagctgcctcttttgttaacaggggccgttttgctattgcagtgcataatttacgaatacagcctaacttggtagtcccctttagcacacctataatgtaaaaTGTAAAATTGgtgttacagttgagccttatctgaggtgagtacatggttatgaaaacagacaccagaaccatgagaattttcctatgtgcattggcatgggagataatgacgatttggttagagtgaatgcaatagccatttgggcttgcatttcttaggtctagttacaatcactaccacaaagtgtatgttaattgcaaacacctactgcacttccttcaagcaactggtagcaggattctcacacataacttctacactgtaaacaatttagaatgtatacatgcaaaggaacagctgatggtttggtgtggtaattaacatgatgaaacagcactgaagacaaacacaaaagaagaaacagataatacagtgactataaactaaagtttatttgaaatgtgtgtgccatttcatcaggttaccacacgaactttccagttgtcattagttttgcagattttaagctgtttgcagtgctaaagatgaacaccacacaaagaaacaacaagctttttaataaactgtagttcacataaaagggcatttagaagcctagttggtgcatatgaaacatgatttaagaacctcccccccccccaaaaaaaaagcagacatgacacgaaagaaagagtagacaagggacaagcgttttgagggttcaaagttgtgactacatatgtgtcagatggtgcaacattcaggAAAAAGGCATTgtgatatataattgccatggaagtttacattgcctttctgtatggataacactgaaaatactactcgatcctaccagcagtggccacaatgcaatgaatgtgggcaaaat
This region of Dermacentor silvarum isolate Dsil-2018 chromosome 5, BIME_Dsil_1.4, whole genome shotgun sequence genomic DNA includes:
- the LOC119454575 gene encoding uncharacterized protein LOC119454575; translated protein: MAKVAILVAKDITVIEHSLSEPEVEHLTIEIVPNKRGRKSTFVVNTYKPPRPAKADFTNLLSEANRLAQANQLIVVGDFNSPHRDWGYQSNSARGVTVARAIESLRMELLTDPLYPTREGNSVTRDSCPDLTLIKNVAEATWTNLGETLGSDHCILSTSISSSKIRRHLGAAHITDWPKFRNAPVPSGPIQSIHVWSEDIRQAYKTATETIHRTPEAPEVDRHLLKLWEKRNRLVGRWKRQRLNRSLRLRIAQLTEGAQTYATNLAQQNWQQFCESLRGTLGTSRTWAILRNLIDPSKSKSESTRTLKRIAHLFPGDNVALLLALRDKYIGTSTAPPCSATYQGEENPALDAPISEAEVYAAVRSCTRNTTAGADKINNAMIRNLSKAQIRDLTKYLNDSLWEKNEIPSEWKHSEIIVIPKPGKKPAVEALRPISLTSCLGKLYERVVQTRLQHYIEDNDLFHPSMIGFRSGLSTQDAFLLLKEEVLSNIPRGGEHLIMALDLKSAFDNVSHEAILSELSNLNCGERTFQYVKTFLSNRTATIGMGDTRSDPQDMPNKAEKEDTLQAAAICVETEAIRCGLHCSPDKSEVIRIQGHHYKSPGNLNILLHGVPIREVPLIRILGLWLQSDGKANHTLQLLKTTTQQISKMIRRVARNRKGMREEDTIRLVQALVISRLSYGLPYLTLLRADFNKVNAMIRVAYKNALGLPPYTSNVSLEALGLNNTFEEIQEAVLLTQRERLLSTATGRHILKRIGYPADLDAIQSTTNIPTSYRARVHVAPLPKNMSQSHNEGRRNARVDYLKRTVGRSPRTVYVDAALYKDASNAAAAVVVDSSYEEVSSISIPHCTVTEAEAAAIVLAVQYGDATNRELQVITDSQAACRLLLAGRIPQKLARFTTNPLARNSSLKHQITWAPGHSGLEGNEAADRLARGHTNRAATILDPTTTLPVPAAYGARLQHLRKQRQLYPPPHKGLNAQEARDWRQLQTNTFPNLHKYSIIFSEHYKDACPWCNERPTAYHVTWGCTGPKPPDIQTQQPEEQWEATLSSPDLATQRGLVIQARAAAKATGVLK